One window of the Populus trichocarpa isolate Nisqually-1 chromosome 9, P.trichocarpa_v4.1, whole genome shotgun sequence genome contains the following:
- the LOC7478750 gene encoding protein SOB FIVE-LIKE 5 isoform X1 — translation MSNCLASECSDDCESGWTLYLEQSFLPHPNPKHRGNSTDFVDAKSTGFCRKGKSTKEDCEEEDEGEGEGEEEEDLSMVSDASSGPPHFHEDESHFNHDNGFFYPSHKDTTLLNNGANYSQKKKEHRRHKQDQQMPSFLDDTASSPAFNFSMQNNSALSNNQASMESVLDYSQGFSATHFQGRSAKSRPLWLHTPFSIWKPTSK, via the exons ATGAGTAATTGCTTAGCCTCAGAATGCAGTGATGACTGTGAGTCTGGTTGGACTCTATACTTGGAACAATCTTTTCTTCCCCACCCAAATCCTAAACATAGAGGTAATAGCACTGACTTTGTTGATGCAAAGAGTACCGGTTTTTGTAGAAAAGGGAAAAGCACTAAAGAAGACTgcgaagaagaagatgagggggagggggagggggaggaggaggaggacttGTCTATGGTCTCCGATGCATCTTCTGGTCCTCCACATTTCCATGAAGATGAAAGTCACTTCAACCACGATAATGGCTTCTTTTATCCATCACACAAGGATACTACGTTGCTGAATAATGGTGCCAATTAcagccaaaaaaagaaagaacatagaCGTCACAAGCAGGATCAACAAATGCCTTCTTTTCTTGACGATACTGCTAGCTCTCCAGCTTTCAACTTCTCCATG CAGAATAATTCTGCTCTCTCCAACAACCAAGCTTCGATGGAGAGTGTATTGGATTATTCACAGGGTTTTTCAGCTACTCATTTTCAG GGAAGATCTGCAAAATCAAGACCACTTTGGTTACATACACCCTTCTCTATCTGGAAACCAACTTCAAAATAA
- the LOC7478750 gene encoding protein SOB FIVE-LIKE 5 isoform X2, whose amino-acid sequence MSNCLASECSDDCESGWTLYLEQSFLPHPNPKHRGNSTDFVDAKSTGFCRKGKSTKEDCEEEDEGEGEGEEEEDLSMVSDASSGPPHFHEDESHFNHDNGFFYPSHKDTTLLNNGANYSQKKKEHRRHKQDQQMPSFLDDTASSPAFNFSMNNSALSNNQASMESVLDYSQGFSATHFQGRSAKSRPLWLHTPFSIWKPTSK is encoded by the exons ATGAGTAATTGCTTAGCCTCAGAATGCAGTGATGACTGTGAGTCTGGTTGGACTCTATACTTGGAACAATCTTTTCTTCCCCACCCAAATCCTAAACATAGAGGTAATAGCACTGACTTTGTTGATGCAAAGAGTACCGGTTTTTGTAGAAAAGGGAAAAGCACTAAAGAAGACTgcgaagaagaagatgagggggagggggagggggaggaggaggaggacttGTCTATGGTCTCCGATGCATCTTCTGGTCCTCCACATTTCCATGAAGATGAAAGTCACTTCAACCACGATAATGGCTTCTTTTATCCATCACACAAGGATACTACGTTGCTGAATAATGGTGCCAATTAcagccaaaaaaagaaagaacatagaCGTCACAAGCAGGATCAACAAATGCCTTCTTTTCTTGACGATACTGCTAGCTCTCCAGCTTTCAACTTCTCCATG AATAATTCTGCTCTCTCCAACAACCAAGCTTCGATGGAGAGTGTATTGGATTATTCACAGGGTTTTTCAGCTACTCATTTTCAG GGAAGATCTGCAAAATCAAGACCACTTTGGTTACATACACCCTTCTCTATCTGGAAACCAACTTCAAAATAA